A genome region from Baekduia alba includes the following:
- a CDS encoding SHOCT domain-containing protein, with amino-acid sequence MPGLLRGVARVAVISGTATAVSNRVSRRQAGRWASQDDAGYQEAPPEQAPPPPAADAGPDMLTQLRELGELKEQGVLTEEEFATQKAKILAAQ; translated from the coding sequence ATGCCCGGACTGCTTCGGGGAGTCGCCCGCGTCGCCGTCATCTCCGGCACCGCCACCGCCGTCAGCAACCGCGTCTCCCGCCGCCAGGCCGGCCGCTGGGCGTCCCAGGACGACGCCGGATACCAGGAGGCGCCGCCCGAGCAGGCGCCGCCGCCGCCGGCGGCCGACGCCGGCCCCGACATGCTCACCCAGCTGCGCGAGCTCGGCGAGCTCAAGGAGCAGGGCGTGCTGACCGAGGAGGAGTTCGCCACCCAGAAGGCGAAGATCCTCGCGGCCCAGTGA